In a genomic window of Occallatibacter riparius:
- a CDS encoding MltF family protein — MGFLPAFSQAPAASQPAVKIAPPVQTKKWTGDLDELLKKRVIRVGVPYSKTLYYTVKGVQYGTAYETGKEFEKYLNKKYPQSNKNIKVLVMFFVVPRGKAYEKLQEGSLDILAGGVTMTGEREKMVDFTQPIYSDLKEIVVMAPGAPALNSLDDLSGKSVYMRKSSSYVEDIQAINDRLKKQGKAPINIAAVPEDIGDEDLLDMANAGLLPYVIADDWFAKLWSKLLPRMQVREDLAIHTGGTFAWAARKNSPKLMADLNDFFKTHKQGTAFGQELLGRYTKGTYMLKQAVSENAMKQFEATSAQFQKYAGQYQMDYLLMMAEGFQESGLKQEVKSPVGAIGVMQLMPATGKEMQVGDITQQEHNIHAGIKYFHQMEEKYFGNEPMDDLNKVLFTFAAYNCGPARVKQLRAEAAQKGLDPNVWINNVEVIAAARIGMETVTYVSNIYKYYVTYKLVTEQMEQRRKARESLTTKPS, encoded by the coding sequence ACCGGCGGTTAAGATCGCACCGCCCGTTCAAACCAAAAAATGGACAGGCGACCTCGACGAGTTGCTGAAGAAACGTGTGATTCGTGTCGGAGTTCCCTATTCAAAGACCCTCTACTACACCGTGAAGGGCGTGCAGTACGGTACTGCCTACGAGACCGGCAAGGAATTTGAAAAGTATCTGAACAAGAAATATCCTCAGTCCAACAAGAACATCAAGGTCCTGGTCATGTTCTTCGTTGTCCCACGCGGTAAGGCGTACGAGAAGCTTCAGGAGGGGAGCCTCGACATCCTGGCAGGCGGCGTCACCATGACCGGCGAGCGCGAGAAGATGGTCGACTTCACCCAGCCGATCTACTCCGATCTGAAAGAAATTGTCGTCATGGCACCCGGAGCGCCGGCTTTGAATTCGCTTGATGATCTGTCCGGCAAATCCGTCTACATGCGCAAGAGCTCGAGCTATGTGGAGGATATCCAGGCCATCAACGATCGCCTCAAAAAGCAGGGCAAAGCGCCCATCAATATTGCCGCCGTACCGGAAGACATCGGCGACGAGGATCTGCTCGACATGGCCAACGCGGGCCTGTTGCCCTATGTCATCGCAGACGACTGGTTCGCAAAGCTCTGGAGCAAGCTGCTTCCCAGGATGCAGGTTCGTGAAGACCTCGCCATCCATACAGGCGGAACATTTGCCTGGGCAGCGCGCAAGAATTCGCCCAAACTCATGGCCGACCTCAACGACTTCTTCAAAACGCACAAGCAGGGGACCGCGTTCGGGCAGGAGCTGCTCGGCCGCTATACCAAGGGCACTTACATGCTCAAGCAGGCGGTTTCAGAGAACGCCATGAAGCAGTTCGAGGCCACCTCCGCCCAATTCCAGAAATACGCGGGGCAGTACCAGATGGATTACCTCCTCATGATGGCTGAGGGATTCCAGGAGTCGGGCCTGAAGCAGGAGGTCAAGAGCCCCGTGGGGGCCATTGGCGTCATGCAGCTTATGCCTGCCACCGGCAAAGAGATGCAGGTGGGAGACATCACGCAGCAGGAGCACAACATTCATGCGGGCATCAAGTACTTCCATCAGATGGAGGAGAAATATTTCGGCAACGAGCCGATGGATGATCTCAACAAGGTGCTCTTCACATTTGCTGCCTATAACTGCGGCCCGGCGCGTGTGAAACAATTGCGCGCGGAAGCCGCGCAGAAAGGCCTCGATCCGAACGTCTGGATCAACAACGTCGAGGTCATCGCCGCGGCACGCATCGGCATGGAAACGGTGACTTACGTATCCAACATCTACAAGTACTACGTCACATATAAGTTGGTCACCGAGCAGATGGAGCAGCGCCGGAAAGCTCGCGAGTCGCTTACAACCAAGCCGAGTTGA
- a CDS encoding FitA-like ribbon-helix-helix domain-containing protein: protein MERMIQVRNVPETLHRALKTRAASAGMSLSDYLLGELREIAERPNLAEFRERLHTRRPISATLDTAALLHEERAAG from the coding sequence ATGGAACGCATGATTCAGGTTCGGAATGTCCCTGAGACGCTGCATCGCGCTCTCAAAACGCGTGCCGCCAGCGCCGGTATGTCGCTTTCCGATTATCTGCTCGGGGAACTTCGGGAGATTGCGGAACGTCCTAACTTGGCCGAATTCCGTGAACGCCTGCATACGCGTAGACCGATTTCCGCCACTCTGGACACCGCCGCTCTCCTGCACGAGGAACGTGCGGCAGGATGA
- a CDS encoding type II toxin-antitoxin system VapC family toxin yields the protein MIVLDASAAVDWLLRTTAGQRIEQRIYQQPETLHTLHLLDVEFVQVLRRLVREGTLAPKRAQEAIEDLAALRITRYAPVLLLQRIWRLRQNLSAYDASYVALAEELRAPLITRDHRIAAAPGHAAAVEIF from the coding sequence ATGATCGTCCTCGATGCCTCAGCCGCCGTCGATTGGCTGCTGCGAACTACGGCAGGACAACGCATCGAGCAACGGATCTATCAGCAACCCGAAACCCTGCACACCCTGCATTTGCTCGATGTCGAATTCGTTCAGGTATTGCGGCGCTTGGTGCGTGAAGGCACCTTGGCTCCAAAGCGTGCGCAGGAGGCTATTGAGGATCTGGCAGCGCTTCGGATTACACGCTATGCTCCCGTACTGCTGCTGCAGCGAATCTGGCGGCTACGCCAGAACCTCAGTGCCTACGATGCATCCTACGTGGCCCTTGCGGAAGAATTGCGTGCTCCCCTGATCACCCGCGACCATCGGATTGCGGCTGCCCCGGGCCACGCAGCCGCAGTCGAGATCTTCTGA
- the mscL gene encoding large conductance mechanosensitive channel protein MscL yields MLKGFRDFILRGNVVDLAVAVVVGAAFTAIVTSFVTNILNPLIAATVGKPNFGYIIFHLGKGEIKIGEFLNATIYFVIVAAVVYFGVVMPMAWFLQRMKKAEPVAAPATKKCPECLSDIPLEARRCAHCTQPVPVG; encoded by the coding sequence ATGCTGAAGGGCTTTCGCGATTTCATTCTGCGCGGGAACGTAGTGGACCTGGCCGTGGCGGTCGTGGTGGGTGCGGCATTCACGGCAATCGTCACCTCATTCGTGACCAACATTCTTAATCCGCTGATCGCCGCAACGGTGGGCAAGCCTAACTTCGGATACATCATCTTCCATTTGGGCAAAGGCGAGATCAAGATTGGCGAGTTCCTCAACGCGACGATCTATTTTGTGATTGTCGCAGCGGTAGTCTACTTCGGCGTAGTAATGCCCATGGCCTGGTTCCTGCAGCGGATGAAGAAGGCCGAGCCAGTCGCGGCGCCGGCGACCAAGAAATGCCCCGAGTGCCTGAGCGATATCCCGCTGGAAGCGCGGCGGTGCGCGCATTGCACGCAGCCGGTTCCGGTGGGCTAG